The Acidimicrobiia bacterium genome includes a window with the following:
- the carB gene encoding carbamoyl-phosphate synthase large subunit, with amino-acid sequence IATARAHYVRSVDEAVAAARDIGYPAMIRPSFILGGGGTGVASDEVELRSIVSAGIAASPVGEVLVEESILGWKEFELEVMRDAKDNAVIVCSIENLDPMGVHTGDSITVAPAMTLSDREYQAMRDDAIACLRAIGVETGGSNVQFAVEPGSGRRLIVEMNPRVSRSSALASKATGFPIAKIAAKLAVGYTLDEIANDITGATPASFEPALDYVVVKAPRFDFAKFPDVPPVLGTSMQSVGEAMAIGRTFQEALQKALRSTETGHEGLVAHGTATMGHVTTEELRRSAATASPERIFVVAELLSRGVAVAEVAGLSGIDPWFVDQMAQIVELAAAVESAPDKGLVRTAKRAGFTNRQLAALWGSEVTDVEETLREWGIARTYKTVDTCAAEFAALTPYFYSTFEEEDEAPAPGERTVVVIGSGPNRIGQGIEFDYCCVHASFALREAGFESVMVNCNPETVSTDYDTSDRLYFEPLTPEDVLAVIERERPVAVIVQLGGQTPLKLVTALEEAGVPIAGTSPASIDAAEDRELFSRLCREAGVRQPLHGIARSAREAEEIVDTIGFPVLVRPSFVLGGRAMRILYSVEELAEHMDGLAGGGMPETDPAAGPLLIDRFLEGAVEVDVDAIFDGEEMYLGGIMEHVEEAGIHSGDSACVVPAPTLSAAAVATITSNTERLAAGLEVRGLVNIQFAVQGDEVFVLEANPRASRTIPFLSKATGVPLAKVATRVMMGERISELRAAGVLPEVARIPFVAVKEAVLPWRRFPTQDTLLGPEMRSTGEVMGIGEDVGTAYAKALLAAGHIIPVSGAVFLSLADRDKELGVKVAETFVELGFKIYATHGTAGHLARHGVATTHVDKVGEGRFDPVTLIEDGAIDLVVNTPRGRRARGDGAHIRRAATRRSVPCVTTIQGGLAVAASMRSGLDGVQRVASLQRLHGTPRG; translated from the coding sequence ATCGCAACCGCCCGAGCCCACTACGTCCGGTCGGTCGACGAGGCGGTCGCAGCGGCCCGAGACATCGGCTACCCGGCGATGATCCGCCCGTCGTTCATCCTGGGCGGTGGAGGCACCGGGGTGGCGAGCGACGAGGTGGAGCTCCGGTCGATCGTCTCGGCAGGGATCGCAGCCTCCCCGGTGGGCGAGGTGCTCGTCGAGGAGTCGATCCTCGGATGGAAGGAGTTCGAGCTCGAGGTGATGCGCGACGCCAAGGACAACGCCGTCATCGTCTGCTCGATCGAGAACCTCGACCCGATGGGGGTCCACACCGGGGACTCGATCACCGTCGCCCCCGCCATGACGCTGTCCGACCGGGAGTATCAGGCGATGCGCGACGACGCCATCGCATGCTTGCGCGCCATCGGGGTGGAGACGGGCGGGTCGAACGTGCAGTTCGCCGTCGAGCCCGGGTCGGGGCGCAGGCTCATCGTCGAGATGAACCCGCGGGTGTCGCGATCGTCGGCCCTCGCTTCGAAGGCGACCGGATTCCCGATCGCCAAGATCGCCGCCAAGCTGGCGGTCGGCTACACGCTCGACGAGATCGCCAACGACATCACGGGGGCGACGCCGGCATCGTTCGAGCCTGCTCTCGACTACGTCGTGGTCAAGGCGCCCCGCTTCGACTTCGCCAAGTTCCCGGACGTGCCGCCCGTGCTCGGCACGTCGATGCAGAGCGTCGGCGAAGCGATGGCGATCGGACGGACCTTCCAGGAGGCGCTGCAGAAGGCATTGCGATCGACCGAGACCGGCCACGAGGGCCTCGTTGCCCACGGCACGGCGACCATGGGGCACGTCACGACGGAGGAGCTGCGCCGGTCGGCGGCCACGGCGTCGCCTGAGCGGATCTTCGTGGTCGCCGAGCTGCTGTCGCGGGGTGTCGCCGTCGCCGAGGTGGCCGGCCTCAGCGGCATCGACCCGTGGTTCGTCGACCAGATGGCTCAGATCGTCGAGCTCGCCGCCGCCGTCGAGTCGGCGCCGGACAAGGGCCTGGTGCGGACGGCCAAGCGCGCCGGCTTCACGAATCGGCAATTGGCGGCGCTGTGGGGGAGCGAGGTGACCGACGTCGAGGAGACGCTTCGAGAGTGGGGCATCGCCCGCACCTACAAGACCGTCGACACGTGTGCGGCGGAGTTCGCCGCCCTGACCCCTTACTTCTACTCGACGTTCGAGGAGGAGGACGAGGCGCCGGCTCCGGGGGAGAGGACGGTCGTCGTCATCGGGTCCGGCCCCAACCGGATCGGTCAGGGAATCGAGTTCGACTACTGCTGCGTGCATGCCTCCTTCGCACTGCGCGAAGCCGGCTTCGAGTCGGTGATGGTCAACTGCAACCCGGAGACCGTGTCGACCGACTACGACACGTCGGACCGGTTGTACTTCGAGCCGCTGACACCCGAGGACGTGCTCGCGGTGATCGAGCGCGAGAGGCCCGTCGCCGTGATCGTTCAGCTCGGAGGGCAGACACCGCTAAAGCTGGTGACCGCCCTCGAAGAGGCAGGCGTGCCGATTGCCGGGACGTCGCCGGCGTCGATCGATGCAGCCGAGGATCGCGAGCTCTTCTCCCGGTTGTGTCGAGAGGCAGGCGTTCGGCAGCCGCTCCACGGTATTGCCCGCTCGGCCCGGGAGGCGGAGGAGATCGTCGACACCATCGGTTTCCCGGTCCTGGTGCGCCCCTCGTTCGTGCTCGGCGGGCGGGCGATGCGAATCCTCTACTCGGTGGAGGAGCTCGCCGAGCACATGGACGGCCTAGCAGGTGGCGGAATGCCGGAGACCGACCCGGCAGCAGGCCCGCTGCTCATCGACCGGTTCCTCGAGGGAGCGGTCGAGGTGGACGTCGATGCGATCTTCGACGGCGAGGAGATGTACCTCGGCGGGATCATGGAGCACGTCGAGGAAGCCGGGATCCACTCGGGCGACTCGGCGTGCGTCGTCCCGGCACCGACGCTGTCCGCCGCGGCCGTCGCAACGATCACCTCGAACACGGAGCGGCTCGCCGCCGGGCTCGAGGTCAGGGGCCTCGTCAACATCCAGTTCGCGGTCCAGGGAGACGAGGTGTTCGTGCTCGAGGCGAACCCGAGGGCGTCGCGGACGATCCCATTCCTGTCGAAGGCGACCGGTGTCCCGCTGGCCAAGGTGGCCACCAGGGTCATGATGGGCGAGCGGATCTCGGAGCTGCGCGCCGCCGGGGTGCTCCCCGAGGTCGCCCGGATCCCGTTCGTCGCCGTGAAGGAGGCGGTGCTGCCGTGGCGCCGTTTCCCGACCCAGGACACGCTCCTGGGGCCGGAGATGAGGTCGACGGGGGAGGTGATGGGCATCGGCGAGGACGTCGGCACCGCCTACGCCAAGGCGCTGCTCGCTGCGGGCCACATCATCCCGGTGTCCGGGGCCGTCTTCCTGTCGCTCGCAGACCGCGACAAGGAGCTCGGTGTCAAGGTGGCCGAGACGTTCGTCGAGCTCGGGTTCAAGATCTACGCCACCCATGGCACCGCCGGCCACCTCGCCAGGCACGGGGTAGCGACGACGCACGTCGACAAGGTGGGAGAGGGACGGTTCGATCCGGTCACGCTCATCGAGGACGGGGCGATCGATCTGGTCGTCAACACACCGCGAGGGCGCAGGGCGCGCGGCGACGGAGCGCATATCAGGCGGGCGGCCACCAGGCGATCCGTCCCGTGCGTGACGACGATCCAGGGAGGCCTCGCCGTCGCCGCCAGCATGCGAAGCGGGCTCGACGGCGTCCAGCGAGTAGCGAGCCTGCAGCGACTGCACGGTACGCCTCGTGGTTGA
- a CDS encoding dihydroorotate dehydrogenase produces MVDVAVQLGPLALRSPLVAASGTVGSVVDFAAVGALEAYGAATAKSVSEREWPGRPQPRLAPIGPGMLNAIGIQNPGITEWARRYGPQIAGVGVPVWGSVVGHTPREFGGVAAAMSLCPVAAVEINLSCPNLDDGRMFALDAAATGSVVSAVRAATALPIGAKLSPNAPDIVDIAVAAVDAGADWLVLTNTVLGLGIDVEHRRPLLAAGPGGYSGTPIKPLALRCVWEVHRAMPEVPIVGCGGVRSGTDVVEYLLAGASAVALGTVHFAEPRAGRRIRRELERWCSRHGVGKVAELTGGAKPW; encoded by the coding sequence GTGGTTGACGTCGCAGTGCAACTCGGTCCGCTGGCGCTGCGCTCGCCGCTCGTCGCCGCATCCGGGACGGTCGGGTCCGTGGTCGACTTCGCCGCGGTCGGCGCCCTGGAGGCGTACGGGGCGGCCACCGCCAAGTCGGTGAGTGAGCGGGAGTGGCCCGGGCGGCCCCAGCCGCGCCTGGCACCGATCGGGCCGGGCATGCTCAACGCCATCGGGATCCAGAATCCGGGGATCACGGAGTGGGCTCGGCGCTACGGGCCGCAGATCGCCGGCGTGGGCGTTCCGGTGTGGGGCTCGGTCGTCGGCCACACTCCCCGGGAGTTCGGCGGCGTTGCCGCCGCGATGAGCCTGTGCCCCGTCGCGGCCGTGGAGATCAACCTGTCGTGCCCGAACCTCGACGACGGGCGGATGTTCGCCCTCGACGCCGCCGCCACAGGCTCGGTGGTCTCGGCGGTGCGGGCGGCGACGGCGCTCCCCATCGGCGCCAAGCTCTCACCCAACGCCCCGGACATCGTCGACATCGCCGTCGCCGCCGTCGATGCGGGCGCCGACTGGCTGGTCTTGACGAACACAGTGCTCGGGCTCGGCATCGACGTAGAGCACCGTCGTCCGCTGCTGGCGGCCGGTCCGGGCGGGTACTCGGGGACGCCCATCAAGCCGCTGGCGCTGCGCTGCGTCTGGGAGGTGCACCGGGCGATGCCGGAAGTGCCCATCGTCGGCTGCGGCGGAGTGCGCAGCGGCACCGACGTCGTGGAGTACCTCCTGGCAGGCGCCTCGGCTGTCGCTCTCGGCACCGTCCACTTCGCCGAGCCCCGGGCCGGGCGGAGGATCCGCCGGGAGCTCGAGCGCTGGTGCTCGCGGCACGGTGTCGGCAAGGTGGCCGAGCTGACGGGAGGTGCCAAACCGTGGTGA
- the pyrF gene encoding orotidine-5'-phosphate decarboxylase, with amino-acid sequence MVTGDDRRGPVPDNPVIVALDLATAEDAVRMAKRVLGHVGGFKVGLGLLHGPGPLTVPAIVDLGLPVFVDAKLHDIPTQVGAAARRLGRFGTRWMTAHVSGGEAMLSAAVEGLGETSDGWAGVLGVSVLTSLDGAALTAVGVTTSPGRLVSRMARVAAASGCEGLVCSPHELNVVGTVAPGLLRVTPGVRPVGVADGDQLRTATPEEAVRRGAGLIVVGRAITAADDPAAAAATIAESLLELAMDAEEAGR; translated from the coding sequence GTGGTGACCGGCGACGACCGGCGTGGCCCTGTGCCGGACAACCCGGTGATCGTCGCCCTCGACTTGGCGACGGCCGAAGACGCCGTTCGGATGGCCAAGCGGGTTCTCGGTCACGTCGGAGGCTTCAAGGTGGGGCTCGGCCTCCTCCATGGACCCGGCCCGCTGACGGTCCCAGCCATCGTGGACTTGGGGCTTCCCGTCTTCGTCGACGCCAAGCTGCACGACATCCCGACGCAGGTGGGTGCGGCGGCCCGCCGGCTCGGAAGGTTCGGAACCCGGTGGATGACCGCCCACGTCTCGGGCGGTGAGGCGATGCTCTCGGCGGCCGTCGAAGGCCTCGGCGAGACGAGTGACGGATGGGCGGGAGTCCTCGGCGTATCGGTCCTGACGAGCCTCGACGGCGCGGCGCTCACGGCGGTGGGTGTCACGACATCCCCCGGGAGGCTGGTGTCGAGGATGGCCAGGGTGGCGGCGGCTTCCGGCTGTGAGGGCCTGGTGTGCTCGCCGCACGAGCTCAACGTGGTCGGCACGGTCGCACCAGGGCTCCTGCGGGTGACCCCGGGAGTTCGACCGGTCGGCGTGGCGGACGGCGATCAGCTCAGAACCGCCACTCCCGAAGAGGCCGTCAGGCGGGGAGCAGGCCTGATCGTCGTCGGCAGGGCCATCACCGCCGCCGATGATCCTGCCGCTGCGGCTGCCACCATCGCCGAATCCTTGCTAGAACTAGCCATGGACGCAGAGGAGGCGGGTCGATGA
- the mihF gene encoding integration host factor, actinobacterial type, protein MPPMLTPEQRQAALAKAAEARRARAEMKELLKTGSLTLAEVFEKADADDIIAGTKIAAVLTSMPGLGKIKAKRIMEEHGISENRRIRGLGSRQRKVLLELFST, encoded by the coding sequence ATGCCCCCGATGTTGACGCCTGAGCAGCGCCAGGCGGCGCTCGCCAAGGCCGCGGAAGCGCGGCGCGCTCGCGCCGAGATGAAGGAGCTCCTCAAGACGGGGAGCCTGACGCTGGCGGAGGTCTTCGAGAAGGCCGACGCCGACGACATCATTGCCGGAACCAAGATCGCGGCGGTGCTCACGTCGATGCCCGGCCTGGGAAAGATCAAGGCGAAGCGAATCATGGAGGAGCACGGGATCTCAGAGAATCGCAGGATCAGGGGCCTGGGATCACGCCAGCGCAAGGTGCTCTTAGAGCTTTTCTCCACCTGA
- a CDS encoding nucleoside monophosphate kinase: MSGRPGSGKSTVAKALAETLGVQHASAGDFMREMAAERGISVLELSRIAEHDPSIDDEIDARSARLGAGDESLVIDSRLAWHFIPASIKVFLDVALEVAAERIYGARRGSEQENVDLDATRRSTEERAHSEALRYQSYYGIDYLDSSNYDLVIDTSRREVDDVVGEIVRYITAGRRPGAPGERGA, encoded by the coding sequence ATCTCCGGTAGGCCGGGCTCGGGCAAGAGCACGGTCGCCAAAGCCCTCGCCGAGACGCTCGGCGTCCAGCACGCCTCGGCGGGCGACTTCATGCGGGAGATGGCGGCCGAGAGGGGGATTTCGGTGCTCGAGCTGTCGCGCATCGCCGAGCACGACCCTTCGATCGACGACGAGATCGATGCCCGGTCGGCCCGTCTCGGCGCGGGAGACGAGAGTCTCGTCATCGACTCGAGGCTTGCCTGGCATTTCATCCCGGCCTCGATCAAGGTGTTCCTCGATGTGGCGCTCGAGGTCGCCGCCGAGCGGATCTACGGAGCCAGGCGCGGCTCCGAACAGGAGAACGTCGACCTCGATGCCACCAGGCGTTCCACGGAGGAGAGGGCCCACTCCGAGGCGCTCCGTTACCAGTCGTATTACGGCATCGACTACCTGGACTCCTCCAACTACGACCTCGTGATCGACACGTCACGGCGAGAGGTCGACGACGTCGTCGGTGAGATCGTTCGCTACATCACGGCCGGCCGGCGGCCGGGTGCGCCGGGAGAGCGAGGTGCTTGA
- the rpoZ gene encoding DNA-directed RNA polymerase subunit omega produces the protein MIEPPIGRILAKTDSRFGLVVLAARRARQINAYFNQLGEGLGSYVPPQVHSLSRKPLSIALEEIDSDKVVIDRED, from the coding sequence ATGATCGAGCCACCGATAGGCCGAATTCTGGCGAAGACCGACTCACGCTTCGGTCTCGTCGTGCTGGCTGCACGGCGCGCCAGGCAGATCAACGCCTACTTCAACCAGCTCGGCGAGGGCCTGGGAAGCTACGTCCCGCCCCAGGTGCACTCACTGTCGCGTAAGCCGCTTTCCATCGCTCTCGAGGAGATCGACAGCGACAAGGTCGTCATCGACAGGGAAGACTGA
- the coaBC gene encoding bifunctional phosphopantothenoylcysteine decarboxylase/phosphopantothenate--cysteine ligase CoaBC: MAPGGADSVRGRNVLLCVSGGVAAYKAAYLARRLVENGAAVRVIMTASARRFLGEQTMAAITGSRPHTDLFDTATVSPHTDLAKWTDVVVIAPATAATMSRIASGLSEDLLTATVLASVAPIVVAPAMHTEMWEHPATQRNVATLAGDRVRIVGPATGALAGGDSGDGRMVEPDEILAEISRVLGPGDMEGLRVVVSAGGTREAIDPVRYIGNRSSGRMGAAIAAAASARGADVVLVTSAGGAGLPGIRTVEVESAEDMAEAVWANAEKADVVVMAAAVADFRPTGAAPEKLRRSEGPPDIRLEPTPDILAGVAAMEPRPFLVGFAAETGSIDAAVAKATSKGVDLLVANDVSHEGSGFGSPTNEVTIVTPDGATEPWTLMGKREVAERLWDKVLAMREPGRGGEGR; the protein is encoded by the coding sequence GTGGCCCCCGGCGGCGCAGACTCCGTGCGGGGACGAAACGTCCTGTTGTGCGTGTCGGGCGGCGTCGCCGCCTACAAGGCCGCATATCTGGCTCGCCGGCTCGTCGAGAACGGCGCTGCCGTGCGGGTGATCATGACTGCGAGCGCCCGCAGGTTCCTCGGAGAGCAGACGATGGCGGCCATCACAGGCAGCCGACCGCACACCGATCTGTTCGACACGGCCACCGTGAGCCCGCACACCGACCTCGCCAAGTGGACCGACGTCGTCGTCATCGCCCCTGCGACGGCGGCCACGATGTCCCGCATCGCGTCGGGCCTCAGCGAGGATCTCCTCACGGCGACGGTTCTCGCCTCCGTCGCACCGATCGTCGTGGCGCCCGCCATGCACACCGAGATGTGGGAGCACCCGGCGACGCAGCGGAACGTCGCCACCCTGGCCGGGGACCGGGTTCGCATCGTCGGGCCGGCCACCGGGGCGCTGGCCGGGGGAGACAGCGGTGACGGTCGCATGGTGGAACCGGACGAGATCCTCGCCGAGATCTCGAGAGTCCTCGGGCCCGGCGACATGGAGGGCCTGCGGGTCGTCGTCTCGGCAGGAGGCACCCGCGAGGCGATCGATCCCGTGCGCTACATCGGCAACCGCTCCTCGGGACGCATGGGGGCTGCCATCGCCGCCGCCGCCTCCGCCAGGGGTGCGGACGTCGTTCTCGTCACGAGCGCCGGCGGGGCCGGGCTTCCCGGGATTCGCACCGTCGAGGTGGAGAGCGCCGAGGACATGGCCGAGGCGGTGTGGGCGAACGCCGAGAAGGCGGACGTGGTCGTGATGGCCGCCGCGGTGGCCGACTTCCGGCCCACCGGCGCGGCACCCGAGAAGCTCCGCAGGTCGGAGGGGCCCCCGGACATTCGGCTCGAGCCGACACCGGACATCCTCGCCGGGGTGGCGGCCATGGAACCGAGGCCGTTCCTCGTCGGATTCGCAGCCGAGACGGGCTCGATCGATGCAGCCGTCGCCAAGGCGACGAGCAAGGGCGTGGACCTGCTCGTAGCCAACGACGTGTCACATGAGGGATCCGGATTCGGCTCGCCGACGAATGAGGTGACGATCGTCACGCCGGACGGGGCGACCGAGCCCTGGACCTTGATGGGCAAACGCGAGGTGGCGGAACGGCTCTGGGACAAGGTCCTCGCCATGAGAGAGCCGGGTCGGGGCGGAGAGGGCCGCTGA
- the def gene encoding peptide deformylase: MAIFPIRTFGDPVLRAAAATVDEVTSELERLVDDMFETMYDAPGVGLAAPQIGVPKAVFVADIGDEPFVMINPQIVETSGEWTYDEGCLSVPGRWWPISRPAFARAVGLDIDGRPVEYSGEDLMGRVLQHEIDHLGGTLLLERLSKRTKKQALKELREEALGIRGAG, from the coding sequence ATGGCGATCTTCCCCATCCGGACGTTCGGTGACCCGGTGCTGCGCGCCGCGGCGGCCACGGTCGACGAGGTCACCAGCGAGCTCGAGCGACTCGTCGACGACATGTTCGAGACGATGTACGACGCCCCCGGTGTCGGCCTGGCGGCGCCACAGATCGGCGTACCGAAGGCGGTGTTCGTTGCCGACATCGGCGACGAGCCGTTCGTCATGATCAACCCACAGATCGTGGAGACGTCGGGAGAGTGGACCTACGACGAGGGCTGCCTGTCCGTGCCGGGCAGGTGGTGGCCGATTTCTCGGCCGGCGTTCGCCAGGGCTGTCGGGCTCGACATCGACGGCAGGCCCGTCGAGTACTCGGGCGAAGACCTCATGGGTCGGGTGCTCCAACACGAGATCGACCATCTCGGTGGAACCCTCCTGCTCGAGCGGCTCTCGAAGCGGACGAAGAAGCAGGCGCTCAAGGAGCTTCGCGAAGAGGCACTCGGGATTCGCGGAGCCGGCTGA
- the fmt gene encoding methionyl-tRNA formyltransferase, whose amino-acid sequence MRAAFLGTPVAAVPALAALVDVADVVTVVTRPDQPRGRSGRAVPPPVKVGAAEWGLRVAQPSSHDELLAVLGPLRLDIAVVVAYGRILRPAVLATTRVGFVNVHLSLLPRWRGPAPVERAILNGDPTTGVSLMLLDEGVDTGPVISAIETPIADDETGGSLTARLSFLGAQILDDSLPDYAAGRLQPAPQMAAGASQAPLLTKDEARITLAVSPDHAVRMVRAFHPRPGAWIATEDGRVEIESAAISSENVASGVIEASQGRPVLGLTGGSIELSAVRPEGRTVQSGVDWMNGRRGRAARLVAS is encoded by the coding sequence ATGCGGGCCGCCTTCCTGGGCACGCCTGTCGCGGCCGTGCCTGCGCTTGCGGCGCTGGTGGACGTCGCCGACGTGGTGACCGTCGTGACCCGCCCCGATCAGCCGAGAGGTCGTAGTGGCCGAGCAGTGCCACCCCCGGTGAAGGTCGGCGCTGCCGAATGGGGCCTGCGAGTTGCTCAGCCTTCCTCGCACGACGAGCTGTTGGCGGTGCTCGGCCCGCTGCGCCTCGACATCGCGGTCGTCGTCGCCTACGGCAGGATCCTCCGCCCCGCCGTGCTGGCGACGACGAGGGTGGGCTTCGTCAACGTGCACCTGTCGCTCTTGCCGCGCTGGCGGGGCCCGGCCCCGGTCGAGCGTGCGATCCTCAACGGTGACCCGACGACTGGGGTCAGTCTGATGCTCCTCGACGAGGGCGTCGACACGGGTCCTGTGATATCGGCGATCGAGACCCCGATCGCCGACGACGAGACGGGCGGGAGCCTCACGGCGCGCCTCTCCTTCCTCGGGGCGCAGATCCTCGACGATTCCCTGCCCGACTACGCGGCGGGCCGCCTGCAGCCGGCGCCACAGATGGCGGCTGGAGCGAGCCAGGCGCCCCTCCTCACCAAGGACGAGGCGCGCATCACGCTGGCGGTCAGCCCGGACCACGCCGTTCGCATGGTCAGGGCCTTCCATCCCAGGCCGGGTGCATGGATCGCCACGGAAGACGGCCGTGTGGAGATCGAGTCTGCCGCCATCTCGAGCGAGAACGTGGCGTCCGGTGTCATCGAGGCATCGCAGGGAAGGCCCGTGCTCGGCCTGACGGGCGGGTCCATCGAGCTGAGCGCGGTCCGACCGGAGGGCAGGACGGTGCAATCCGGAGTCGACTGGATGAACGGGAGGAGGGGACGAGCGGCCAGGCTCGTCGCCTCGTGA
- a CDS encoding RsmB/NOP family class I SAM-dependent RNA methyltransferase produces MKPGVASRAAAAEVVRRVTDDGAFSNVVLDDLDSSLSPADSTHARRLTMDALRRLRIADEAIAAASNTPPDELEASVRAILRVAVAEMAGGAAAHAAVDNAVEAVRAAGSPRAAGFVNAVLRSVLRAGVPEATPRAETPPWMFEQLERSWGTARAEAFFAAGSLPPKPSVRIRSEALAHEPTGVPGSGYVEAAALGEIARSGTGVIVDPASVAVSSAVAAEPGMRVLDMAAAPGGKTSHLWDQMSGSGLLVALDIHVGRLASAKKRLARLGMRPAWLAGDGRRPALRQSSFDRVLLDAPCTGLGTLRRRPEIRHRLDPSSPARMAAIQEALLRSAVRLAGPGGRVVYSVCTVFADETVDIVRPYDAAPPPGLPGEPWEKGLLLAPHTTATDGMFISVITPRG; encoded by the coding sequence GTGAAGCCCGGCGTCGCCTCGAGGGCTGCTGCAGCCGAAGTCGTGCGGCGGGTGACCGACGACGGCGCCTTCTCGAACGTCGTCCTCGACGACCTCGACTCGTCGCTCAGCCCGGCGGACTCCACCCACGCCAGGCGGCTGACCATGGACGCGCTGCGCCGCCTCCGGATCGCCGACGAGGCCATCGCGGCAGCATCGAACACGCCACCGGACGAGCTCGAGGCATCCGTGCGAGCCATCCTCCGTGTTGCCGTCGCAGAGATGGCGGGCGGCGCGGCCGCCCACGCGGCCGTCGACAATGCGGTGGAAGCCGTCCGCGCGGCCGGTTCTCCGCGCGCCGCCGGGTTCGTCAACGCCGTGCTGCGCTCGGTCCTGCGGGCGGGAGTTCCGGAGGCGACGCCTCGTGCCGAAACACCTCCTTGGATGTTCGAGCAGTTGGAGCGGTCGTGGGGAACGGCAAGAGCAGAGGCGTTCTTCGCGGCGGGATCCCTGCCGCCGAAGCCGAGCGTGCGGATCCGGAGCGAAGCCCTGGCTCATGAGCCGACGGGCGTTCCCGGCAGCGGCTACGTCGAAGCGGCCGCATTGGGAGAGATCGCCCGCAGCGGTACCGGGGTGATCGTCGACCCTGCGTCGGTCGCCGTGTCTTCAGCAGTCGCCGCCGAGCCCGGCATGCGAGTGCTCGACATGGCTGCGGCGCCCGGGGGCAAGACATCCCACCTCTGGGACCAGATGAGTGGGAGCGGCCTGCTGGTGGCACTGGACATCCACGTCGGCCGGTTGGCGTCCGCCAAGAAGCGGCTCGCCCGTCTCGGCATGCGCCCGGCGTGGCTGGCGGGCGACGGCCGGCGGCCCGCGCTGCGGCAGTCGTCGTTCGACCGGGTGCTGCTGGACGCTCCGTGCACCGGCCTGGGCACCCTGCGGCGCCGTCCCGAGATCCGACACAGGCTCGATCCCTCCAGCCCGGCGCGCATGGCGGCAATCCAGGAGGCTCTCCTCCGCTCGGCGGTGCGGCTCGCCGGCCCGGGCGGACGGGTCGTCTACTCGGTGTGCACCGTCTTCGCCGACGAGACGGTCGACATCGTGAGGCCGTACGACGCCGCCCCGCCACCCGGGCTGCCGGGAGAGCCCTGGGAGAAGGGCCTCCTGCTCGCTCCCCACACCACCGCGACCGACGGGATGTTCATCTCGGTGATCACACCTCGGGGATGA
- a CDS encoding polyphosphate kinase 2 family protein has protein sequence MDRYRIPAGTEVDLSAWDPNDTAGFAGEKDEARGRLEELRDDLTSLQAMMWAESKHKLLVVLQAMDTGGKDGTIRNVFSGVNPQGVRVANFKAPTSHELARDYLWRIHSQVPATGEITVFNRSHYEDVLVVRVLGLADEARWRKRFSHINAFEQLLTDEGTTIVKFYLHISADEQKERLQARLDDREKHWKFNVDDLEHRTLWSSYMTAFEDVLSLTSTDNAPWYVVPANRKWYRNLVVAEVIASTLRRLAMRYPESPEDLSGVVIPEV, from the coding sequence ATGGATCGTTACCGCATCCCAGCAGGCACCGAGGTCGACCTGTCGGCCTGGGATCCGAACGACACGGCCGGCTTCGCGGGAGAGAAGGACGAAGCCAGGGGACGCCTCGAGGAGCTGCGTGACGACCTCACCTCCCTCCAAGCGATGATGTGGGCCGAGAGCAAGCACAAGCTCCTGGTCGTTCTCCAAGCCATGGATACCGGCGGCAAGGACGGCACCATCCGCAACGTGTTCTCGGGCGTGAATCCCCAGGGGGTCCGGGTCGCCAACTTCAAGGCGCCGACGTCGCACGAGCTGGCACGCGACTACTTGTGGCGCATCCACTCGCAGGTGCCGGCCACCGGTGAGATCACGGTGTTCAACAGGAGCCACTACGAGGACGTCCTCGTCGTCAGGGTCCTCGGGCTCGCAGACGAGGCCCGTTGGCGCAAACGGTTCAGCCACATCAACGCCTTCGAGCAACTCCTGACGGACGAGGGCACCACGATCGTCAAGTTCTACCTCCACATCTCCGCCGACGAGCAGAAGGAGCGGCTCCAAGCTCGCCTCGACGATCGGGAGAAGCACTGGAAGTTCAACGTCGACGATCTCGAGCATCGCACCCTGTGGAGCAGCTACATGACAGCGTTCGAGGACGTGCTGTCTCTCACGTCGACCGACAACGCTCCCTGGTATGTCGTGCCGGCGAACCGGAAGTGGTACCGCAACCTCGTCGTGGCCGAGGTCATCGCGTCGACCCTCCGCCGTCTGGCGATGCGTTACCCGGAGTCGCCGGAGGACCTCTCGGGAGTCGTCATCCCCGAGGTGTGA